One Oncorhynchus clarkii lewisi isolate Uvic-CL-2024 chromosome 32, UVic_Ocla_1.0, whole genome shotgun sequence DNA window includes the following coding sequences:
- the LOC139391799 gene encoding zinc-binding protein A33-like, with protein sequence MASIVSLPEGNLSCSVCRDIFKDPVILSCRHGICKVCLLELWKHNDVLECPLCRRRSSLELPLDLNLKRQCEAVLQERSRGDTTESEVLCNLHNEKLELFCLEDKQLLCLKCRALKKNTNDGLCQIDKAAKNYKEKLQTALKSLQGNLKAFNKVIQSCDQAAENIKSQAQHTEKQIKKEFEKLHQFLRDEEADSIAALREEEEQRNKTVREKIEEMCREISSLSETIRAIEEELRAEDISFLQNYKVTMKRTQYTMPDLERVSGPLINVAKHLGNLQFKVWEKMQEIVQYTPVTLDPNTAHPRLRLSEDLTSVRDSDDIQWLPVNPERFDHLQFVLASEGFNSGTHSWLVEVGESENWTIGVITDSVQRSGLIKSGYWSVGYYEGKYWALCPPVPPTDITLRQKPKQIRVHLDCDRGKLSFSDPDNNTRLHAFTQHFTERVSPFIGNYCELHSLKILPLKVSVTVV encoded by the exons ATGGCTTCCATAGTATCTCTCCCAGAGGGGAATCTCTCCTGTTCTGTGTGCCGTGACATCTTCAAGGACCCGGTCATCCTGTCATGTAGACACGGCATCTGTAAAGTCTGCTTGTTGGAACTGTGGAAACATAACGACGTGCTGGAATGCCCTCTCTGTAGAAGAAGATCATCGCTGGAGCTTCCACTTGATCTGAATCTGAAGAGGCAGTGTGAGGCTGTCTTACAGGAGAGGAGTCGGGGAGATACGactgagtctgaggtgctctGCAATCTGCATAATGAGAAGCTTGAGCTCTTCTGTCTGGAGGATAAACAGCTACTGTGTTTAAAGTGTAGGGCCTTAAAGAAAAACACCAACGACGGCCTTTGTCAGATCGATAAAGCTGCTAAGAATTATAAG GAGAAACTCCAGACTGCACTAAAATCCTTACAGGGAAACCTGAAGGCCTTTAACAAAGTTATACAATCCTGTGATCAAGCAGCAGAAAATATTAAG AGCCAGGCTCAGCACACAGAGAAGCAGATTAAGAAGGAGTTTGAAAAGCTTCATCAGTTTCTAAGAGATGAAGAGGCAGATAGTATAGCTGCACTgcgggaggaagaggagcagaggaATAAGACGGTGAGGGAGAAGATTGAAGAGATGTGCAGAGAGATATCATCACTGTCTGAAACAATCAGAGCCATAGAAGAGGAGCTAAGAGCTGAAGACATCTCATTCTTGCAG AACTACAAGGTCACAATGAAAAG AACCCAGTACACAATGCCGGATCTAGAGAGGGTTTCAGGTCCACTTATCAATGTGGCAAAGCACCTGGGCAACCTGCAGTTCAAAGTCTGGGAGAAGATGCAGGAGATTGTTCAATATA CTCCTGTGACTCTGGACCCCAATACTGCCCATCCGCGTCTCCGCCTGTCTGAAGATCTGACCAGTGTGAGAGACAGTGATGATATACAGTGGCTTCCTGTCAACCCAGAGAGGTTTGATCACCTCCAGTTTGTCTTGGCCTCTGAGGGCTTTAACTCAGGGACACACAGCTGGCTTGTTGAGGTTGGGGAGAGTGAAAACTGGACCATAGGTGTGATCACAGACTCTGTCCAGAGGTCTGGATTGATAAAGAGTGGATACTGGAGTGTCGGATATTACGAAGGTAAATACTGGGCATTATGCCCACCTGTTCCACCCACTGATATCACATTGAGACAGAAACCTAAGCAGATCAGAGTGCATCTGGACTGTGACAGAGGAAAGCTGTCATTCTCGGACCCTGATAATAACACACGTCTACACGCGTTCACACAACATTTCACAGAGAGAGTCTCTCCATTTATTGGTAATTACTGTGAACTCCACTCTCTAAAGATCTTACCACTGAAGGTCTCTGTAACAGTGGTTTAG
- the LOC139391945 gene encoding leukotriene B4 receptor 1-like — MPLVAPVEHSFRHQTFVTCILFSPLYDDLGCSQILREAKAYKKGSRQLLRNVKLRKTRAADASGRKASSTMPIALRSLILSRTIVNMNSSSNSSLDSTWITDDVVSVRLISSIIVGLCCVLGLPGNIAVLVVILRRSSRRLNFTLCLMLNLASSDILCLAMVPVWIYTPRQSWTLGRAACKLATFLLYFSLCCNVLTVTLLGVHRYLQVLYPQMWNRLGRKGEAVLFLALWGLAGALTAPAVATHDVIDGDIHCQRHTGSDAERVAVLVLETLLGFVIPFSVLVTSYCRLHRRVNQTALFSSAKMTWLVTSVVVAFFILWIPVNIVKVLAIARIVLQTSPPEVSDALLRHRNALVRVARCFMVFNCCLDPFLYAFASRRIREQPKSSSRGEIRMQVTNI, encoded by the exons ATGCCTTTAGTCGCACCAGTAGAGCACAGCTTCAGACATCAGACATTTGTGACCTGCATCCTGTTTTCGCCCCTCTACGACGACTTGGGCTGCTCACAGATCCTCCGCGAGGCGAAGGCGTACAAGAAGGGATCCAGGCAGCTGTTAAGAAACGTAAAGCTCCGGAAGACACGCGCTGCGGACGCCTCTGGCCGGAAAGCCAGCAGCACAATGCCG ATAGCTCTTAGATCTCTTATTCTTTCACGGACCATTGTGAACATGAACTCCTCCAGCAACTCTAGCTTGGACTCCACTTGGATTACGGATGACGTGGTTTCGGTCCGCCTGATATCGAGCATCATCGTGGGGCTGTGCTGTGTTCTAGGCCTCCCTGGTAACATAGCTGTCCTGGTGGTCATCCTGCGCCGCTCGTCCCGACGCCTCAACTTCACCCTGTGCCTCATGCTCAACCTGGCTTCCTCTGACATCCTGTGCCTGGCCATGGTTCCCGTGTGGATCTATACTCCCCGGCAATCCTGGACTCTGGGCCGTGCTGCATGCAAGTTAGCCACCTTCCTGCTCTACTTCAGCCTGTGTTGTAACGTGCTAACGGTTACACTACTCGGTGTCCATCGCTACCTCCAGGTGCTCTACCCGCAGATGTGGAACAGGCTGGGGCGCAAGGGGGAGGCGGTGCTGTTCCTGGCACTTTGGGGGCTCGCCGGTGCTCTGACTGCCCCCGCCGTTGCCACTCACGATGTGATTGATGGCGATATCCATTGCCAGCGACACACTGGCTCCGATGCTGAAAGAGTTGCTGTCCTCGTCTTGGAGACCCTTTTAGGGTTTGTGATTCCGTTCTCTGTGCTTGTCACGTCCTACTGCCGCCTCCACCGGCGGGTGAACCAGACGGCGCTGTTCAGCAGTGCCAAAATGACGTGGCTGGTCACCAGTGTGGTGGTCGCCTTCTTCATCCTCTGGATCCCTGTGAACATTGTCAAAGTGTTAGCTATCGCCCGCATTGTGCTGCAGACATCCCCTCCAGAGGTGTCAGATGCGCTGCTGAGACACAGAAACGCGTTAGTGCGTGTCGCCCGGTGCTTTATGGTTTTTAACTGCTGCCTGGACCCCTTCCTGTACGCCTTCGCCTCGCGGAGGATCCGTGAGCAGCCCAAGTCGTCGTCAAGGGGCGAAATCAGGATGCAGGTCACAAATATCTGA